A portion of the Rhinolophus sinicus isolate RSC01 linkage group LG16, ASM3656204v1, whole genome shotgun sequence genome contains these proteins:
- the DDX25 gene encoding ATP-dependent RNA helicase DDX25 isoform X1, which translates to MASLLWGGDPGAAESERLNSHFSNLIHPRKNLEGIKNTNVPNLDGSINNTEEDEEDVVDLAANSLLNKLIRQSLVESSHLVEVLQKDPSSPLYSVKTFEELRLKEELLKGIYAMGFNRPSKIQEMALPMMLAHPPQNLIAQSQSGTGKTAAFVLAMLSRVNALELFPQCLCLAPTYELALQTGRVVERMGKFCVDVQVMYAIRGNRISRGSDITKQIIIGTPGTVLDWCFKRKLIDLTKIRVFVLDEADVMIDTQGFSDQSIRIQRALPSECQMLLFSATFEDSVWQFAERIIPDPNVIKLRKEELTLNNIRQYYVLCGDRKDKYQALCNIYGGITIGQAIIFCQTRRNAKWLTVEMVQDGHQVSLLSGELTVDQRASIIQRFRDGKEKVLITTNVCARGIDVKQVTVVVNFDLPVNQSGEPDYETYLHRIGRTGRFGKKGLAFNMIEVDKLPLLMKIQDHFNSNIKQLDPEDMDEIEKIEY; encoded by the exons TTTTCAAACCTCATCCACCCCcggaagaaccttgagggtattaAGAATACTAACGTCCCAAACCTCG ATGGTTCTATTAATAACAcggaagaagatgaagaagatgtAG TGGATTTGGCAGCTAATTCACTCTTAAACAAGTTAATCCGGCAGTCCCTGGTAGAATCCAGTCACCTAGTTGAAGTCTTACAAAAGGATCCCAGCTCTCCACTCTACTCAGTTAAAACATTTGAAGAGCTGCGGCT aaaagAAGAGTTACTAAAAGGGATATATGCAATGGGATTTAATAGACCATCCAAAATCCAAGAGATGGCTCTCCCTATGATGCTGGCACATCC ACCTCAGAATCTCATAGCCCAGAGCCAGTCTGGAACAGGAAAAACAGCTGCTTTTGTCTTAGCAATGCTAAGCAGAGTTAACGCCTTGGAATTGTTCCCACAG tGCCTCTGCCTGGCTCCTACTTATGAATTGGCTCTGCAGACCGGCCGTGTGGTTGAACGGATGGGAAAGTTCTGTGTGGATGTTCAAGTGATGTATGCCATTCGAGGGAATCGAA TTTCCAGAGGCAGTGACATCACCAAACAAATTATAATTGGCACTCCTGGGACGGTCCTAGATTGGTGTTTCAAGCGAAAATTAATCGATTTGACTAAGATTCGTGTGTTTGTCCTGGATGAAGCAGATGTGATGATTGACACACAAGGATTCTCAGATCAAAGCATTCGTATTCAAAG AGCTTTGCCCTCCGAGTGCCAGATGCTCCTCTTCTCGGCGACCTTTGAGGACTCCGTGTGGCAGTTTGCAGAGCGAATCATTCCTGACCCCAACGTGATCAAGTTACGCAAAGAGGAGCTGACCCTGAACAACATCCGACAGTATTATGTGCTGTGCGGGGACAGGAAGGACAAGTACCAGGCTCTGTGCAACATTTACGGCGGCATCACCATTGGCCAGGCCATCATCTTCTGCCAG ACTCGTCGAAATGCCAAGTGGTTGACTGTGGAGATGGTGCAGGATGGCCACCAAGTGTCTTTGTTAAGTGGAGAACTGACCGTGGATCAGCGAGCTTCCATCATTCAGAGGTTTCGGGATGGGAAAGAGAAAGTTCTTATAACAACCAATGTCTGTGCTcgag GGATTGATGTGAAGCAGGTCACAGTTGTAGTGAACTTCGACCTCCCTGTGAACCAATCGGGCGAGCCGGACTATGAGACCTACCTCCATCGCATAGGGCGGACAGGGCGCTTTGGGAAAAAAGGCCTCGCCTTCAACATGATCGAAGTGGATAAGCTGCCCCTGCTCATGAAGATCCAGGATCACTTTA aCAGCAACATTAAGCAACTCGACCCTGAAGACATGGATGAAATTGAAAAGATTGAATATTGA
- the DDX25 gene encoding ATP-dependent RNA helicase DDX25 isoform X2 yields MGFNRPSKIQEMALPMMLAHPPQNLIAQSQSGTGKTAAFVLAMLSRVNALELFPQCLCLAPTYELALQTGRVVERMGKFCVDVQVMYAIRGNRISRGSDITKQIIIGTPGTVLDWCFKRKLIDLTKIRVFVLDEADVMIDTQGFSDQSIRIQRALPSECQMLLFSATFEDSVWQFAERIIPDPNVIKLRKEELTLNNIRQYYVLCGDRKDKYQALCNIYGGITIGQAIIFCQTRRNAKWLTVEMVQDGHQVSLLSGELTVDQRASIIQRFRDGKEKVLITTNVCARGIDVKQVTVVVNFDLPVNQSGEPDYETYLHRIGRTGRFGKKGLAFNMIEVDKLPLLMKIQDHFNSNIKQLDPEDMDEIEKIEY; encoded by the exons ATGGGATTTAATAGACCATCCAAAATCCAAGAGATGGCTCTCCCTATGATGCTGGCACATCC ACCTCAGAATCTCATAGCCCAGAGCCAGTCTGGAACAGGAAAAACAGCTGCTTTTGTCTTAGCAATGCTAAGCAGAGTTAACGCCTTGGAATTGTTCCCACAG tGCCTCTGCCTGGCTCCTACTTATGAATTGGCTCTGCAGACCGGCCGTGTGGTTGAACGGATGGGAAAGTTCTGTGTGGATGTTCAAGTGATGTATGCCATTCGAGGGAATCGAA TTTCCAGAGGCAGTGACATCACCAAACAAATTATAATTGGCACTCCTGGGACGGTCCTAGATTGGTGTTTCAAGCGAAAATTAATCGATTTGACTAAGATTCGTGTGTTTGTCCTGGATGAAGCAGATGTGATGATTGACACACAAGGATTCTCAGATCAAAGCATTCGTATTCAAAG AGCTTTGCCCTCCGAGTGCCAGATGCTCCTCTTCTCGGCGACCTTTGAGGACTCCGTGTGGCAGTTTGCAGAGCGAATCATTCCTGACCCCAACGTGATCAAGTTACGCAAAGAGGAGCTGACCCTGAACAACATCCGACAGTATTATGTGCTGTGCGGGGACAGGAAGGACAAGTACCAGGCTCTGTGCAACATTTACGGCGGCATCACCATTGGCCAGGCCATCATCTTCTGCCAG ACTCGTCGAAATGCCAAGTGGTTGACTGTGGAGATGGTGCAGGATGGCCACCAAGTGTCTTTGTTAAGTGGAGAACTGACCGTGGATCAGCGAGCTTCCATCATTCAGAGGTTTCGGGATGGGAAAGAGAAAGTTCTTATAACAACCAATGTCTGTGCTcgag GGATTGATGTGAAGCAGGTCACAGTTGTAGTGAACTTCGACCTCCCTGTGAACCAATCGGGCGAGCCGGACTATGAGACCTACCTCCATCGCATAGGGCGGACAGGGCGCTTTGGGAAAAAAGGCCTCGCCTTCAACATGATCGAAGTGGATAAGCTGCCCCTGCTCATGAAGATCCAGGATCACTTTA aCAGCAACATTAAGCAACTCGACCCTGAAGACATGGATGAAATTGAAAAGATTGAATATTGA